From the genome of Manduca sexta isolate Smith_Timp_Sample1 chromosome 14, JHU_Msex_v1.0, whole genome shotgun sequence, one region includes:
- the LOC119189352 gene encoding uncharacterized protein LOC119189352, with product MKLNLSSMKLIIKLLILLILFVILYLISVVLYSARYWPDIYNYVNANITIKRIPTISELNLTEIEVIYTTDYTTNGYDYTTDFSEVNKREVEVEEVKDYSELPTRSVIVDYIFDVEGSTKYVKDIVDESELVKDLNDAELVIRGHKGFDKSDRQQRS from the exons ATGAAGTTGAATCTATCATCAATGAAGTTGATAATCAAGCTTCTTATTCTACTCATACTGTttgtgatattatatttgatatcaGTGGTATTATACAGCGCGAGATACTGGCCAGATATCTATAATTACGTAAATGCAAACATAACTATAAAACGTATCCCAACTATATCAGAACTAAATCTTACAGAAATCGAAGTAATTTACACTACAGACTACACCACAAATGGTTATGATTATACAACAGACTTCTCTGAAGTTAATAAAAGAGAAGTCGAGGTAGAAGAAGTTAAAGATTATAGTGAACTGCCGACTAGAAGTGTTAtagttgattatatttttgatgttgAAGGAAGCACGAAGTATGTCAAAGATATTGTAGATGAGAGTGAACTGGTGAAAGATTTGAATGATGCTGAACTGGTCATTAGAGGACATAAGGGGTTTGATAAG TCAGATAGACAACAACGCTCTTGA